A single region of the Strigops habroptila isolate Jane chromosome 3, bStrHab1.2.pri, whole genome shotgun sequence genome encodes:
- the LOC115601727 gene encoding uncharacterized protein LOC115601727, with protein sequence MQDDAQQPGLCIEPVPAPGQPGLRPLCLLALADLLAAASVLGTATIQALPAPLFIPAYAACPYGWMLATTFYAVSFLMVVVYAFESYRTVHGWRARHVAALQEGSGCLEHVWQELPYVLAWLVPVLTLLGQLIARGTSLTDIAPRHLEPIMPWRGNSSQETYSLYCSSCLLLIHHAQDICYEYVGRKDVGLEGKIIFFLYLLLVLSCCTLLYHRVQRRCRRDVAAPLLALERDGFAGRSIRSVSRVSHYFQLVFLLCWAPAFLLTLLSFTSIKPASVFALYIATALTTSLQGFLHSLVYGWLRQNFRQEVVGKSLSLQHPRGLRAFYDESLGAVP encoded by the exons atGCAGGATGATGCCCAGCAGCCAGGTCTCTGCATAGAGCCAGTGCCAGCTCCCGGCCAGCCTGGG CTTCGTCCCCTTTGCCTCCTCGCCCTGGCAGATCTCCTGGCGGCCGCCTCGGTGCTGGGCACAGCCACCATCCAGGCGCTCCCAGCGCCGCTCTTCATCCCAGCCTATGCTGCCTGCCCCTATGGATGGATGCTGGCCACG ACCTTCTACGCAGTCTCATTCCTGATGGTGGTTGTCTACGCGTTCGAGTCCTACCGCACTGTGCACGGCTGGAGAGCCCGGCACgtggcagctctgcag GAGGGAAGCGGGTGCCTGGAGCACGtgtggcaggagctgccctACGTCCTGGCCTG GCTGGTGCCAGTGCTGACGCTCCTGGGGCAGCTCATTGCCCGCGGTACGTCCCTCACTGACATCGCACCGAGACACCTCGAGCCCATCATGCCATGGAGGGGCAACAGCTCCCAGGAGACCTACAGCCTCTACTGCTCCAG CTGCCTGCTCCTCATCCACCATGCCCAGGATATCTGCTATGAG TATGTCGGCAGGAAGGACGTGGGCCTGGAGGGGAAAATCATCTTCTTCTTgtacctgctgctggtgctcagctgctgcacG CTCCTGTACCACCGGGTGCAGCGCCGGTGCCGGAGGGACGTCGCAGCGCCGCTGCTGGCGCTGGAGAGGGACGGCTTTGCGGGCAGGAGCATCCGCAGCGTCAGCAGAGTCTCCCACTACTTCCAGctggttttcctgctctgctgggctccag ccttcctcctcaccctcctctCCTTCACCAGCATCAAACCTGCCTCAGTCTTTGCTCTCTACATTGCTACA GCCCTGACCACGTCCCTGCAGGGCTTCCTGCACAGCCTGGTCTATGGGTGGCTGAGGCAGAACTTCCGTCAGGAGGTGGTGGGCAAgagcctctccctgcagcacccccGGGGGCTCAGGGCGTTCTATGATGAGTCCCTGGGGGCTGTTCCCTAA
- the GCC1 gene encoding GRIP and coiled-coil domain-containing protein 1 — MEKFGMNFGGGPSKKDLLETIESQKKQLLQYQVRLKDVVRAYKSLLKEKEALEASLKVLSVSHEADVGLSGAQPVSVVSSSSSFADCADDRSSVHSEDSVGTATSADTAASLASTKGEAGPEDDKLVASASSVKSEEASGSESGMSTSSGDVPSAASEADKRVLQLKTQLATLTSALATVTQEKSRMEASYQADKRKMKQDLDDAVKKAEDEAEKLEAELRCAQEQLAETKARLITQQHDRAQEQSDHAVMLRELQKLLQSERASRQDAELKLEETRELLAGRACMAERAEGYELHIKQLSQEVEDLKRELQAVQEENKKPDPRIQDLQEEMASLKNHFQVQLLQEMKKAAQAEEQLRQHAQVEERRVADLEGQVSEVSELLGTYEKAKQKDQVIIQKLKDRIVQLDLENKTLAIAASSRAPGDAHVEEANLDVNVLKDKMEKLKKLLQAAAKKSETTLDIEKLCELELPKGTEAGDGEKATAVYYQQELKQLKEEFERYKMRAQVVLKNKSTKDINLAKDLEEAQEQLADLKEKYVVLQLASDEMEKQHQQDMEAKKQELSQLQQIHRQELERCQLDYRERALKLEEEMHKQRDRALAVLAEKDQELEQLRAVTLPYGLQGSKNYLVSDGACSDSPGNDSSEILPQALHLSTTSEPTFILYAEQLARKEVDIVALRKQKHKLEMQVHHLQEKILVEEEKHREEVSALQSEIEKNFRDKSREGANLEYLKNIVYRFLTLPDALGRQQTLTAILTILHFSPEEKQTITKQSASSSWWLAGKR, encoded by the exons ATGGAGAAGTTTGGCATGAACTTTGGAGGTGGCCCGAGTAAGAAAGATCTTCTAGAGACTATTGAGTCACAGAAGAAGCAGCTTCTTCAGTACCAGGTTCGGCTGAAGGATGTTGTCAGAGCCTACAAGAGCCTGCTCAAGGAGAAGGAGGCCTTGGAAGCCAGCTTGAAAGTGTTGTCTGTGTCTCATGAGGCAGATGTTGGCTTGAGTGGTGCTCAGCCTGTGTCCGTGGtcagctccagctcttcctttgctGATTGTGCTGATGACAGGAGCTCTGTTCACAGTGAAGATAGCGTGGGGACAGCAACCAGTGCAGacactgctgccagcctggccaGTACCAAGGGTGAAGCAGGGCCTGAGGATGATAAGCTCGTggcttctgcttcctctgttaAATCAGAAGAGGCGAGTGGTTCAGAGAGCGGCATGAGCACGAGCAGTGGGGATGTACCATCTGCTGCCAGTGAGGCTGATAAAAGAGTTCTGCAGCTGAAGACCCAACTGGCCACCCTGACCAGTGCTCTGGCCACAGTCACGCAGGAGAAGTCCCGCATGGAAGCCTCCTACCAAGCGGAcaagaggaagatgaagcagGACCTGGATGATGCCGTTAAGAAAGCAGAGGATGAGGCTGAGaagctggaggcagagctgaggTGTGCCCAGGAGCAGCTAGCTGAGACCAAAGCCCGTCTGATCACGCAGCAGCACGACAGAGCGCAGGAGCAGAGCGACCACGCTGTTATGCTGCgggagctgcagaagctgctgcagagcgAGAGGGCTTCACGCCAGGACGCTGAGCTGAAGCTGGAGGAGaccagggagctgctggctgggaggGCCTGCATGGCTGAGCGTGCAGAGGGCTACGAGCTGCACATCAAGCAGCTGAGCCAGGAGGTGGAGGACCTGAAGAGAGAGCTGCAGGCTGTTCAGGAGGAGAACAAGAAGCCAGACCCACGGATACAGGATCTGCAGGAGGAGATGGCCAGCCTCAAGAACCACTTCCAAGTGCAGCTGTTGCAGGAGATGAAGAAG GCTgcacaggcagaggagcagctccGCCAGCACGcccaggtggaggagaggcgAGTGGCTGACCTGGAAGGCCAAGTCTCTGAGGTGTCAGAGCTGCTTGGCACCTATGAGAAGGCCAAGCAGAAGGACCAGGTGATCATCCAGAAGCTGAAGGACCGCATCGTACAGCTGGACCTGGAGAACAAAACCCTGGCCATCGCTGCCTCCAGCCGAGCCCCTGGTGATGCTCACGTGGAAGAGGCCAACCTGGATGTTAATGTTCTAAAGGATAAAatggagaagctgaaaaagctcttgcaggcagcagctAAGAAGAGTGAAACCACTTTGGACATCGAGAAGCTGTGTGAGCTGGAGCTGCCAAAGGGCACCGAGGCTGGGGATGGCGAGAAGGCCACTGCTGTGTACTaccagcaggagctgaagcagctcaaGGAAGAGTTTGAGAGGTACAAGATGAGGGCACAAGTGGTTCTCAAGAACAAGTCAACCAAAGACATCAACCTGGCTAAAGACCTGGAGGAAGCTCAGGAGCAGCTGGCTgacctgaaagagaaatacGTTGTGCTCCAGCTGGCCTCTGATGAAATGGAgaagcagcaccagcaggacaTGGAAGCCAAGAAGCAGGAGttgtcccagctgcagcagatcCACAGGCAGGAGTTAGAGAGATGCCAGCTGGACTACAGGGAACGGGCActgaagctggaggaggagatgcaCAAGCAGCGGGACCgagccctggcagtgctggcgGAAAAGGACCAAGAGCTAGAGCAGCTGAGAGCTGTCACGCTGCCATATGGGCTTCAAGGGTCCAAAAACTACCTTGTGTCAGATGGTGCTTGCAGTGACTCCCCAGGTAATGATTCCTCAGAGATTCTCCCCCAGGCTCTTCACCTCTCCACCACCAGTGAGCCCACCTTCATCTTGTACGCGGAGCAGCTGGCTCGCAAGGAGGTGGACATCGTGGCCCTGAGGAAGCAGAAGCACAAGCTGGAAATGCAGGTTCACCACCTCCAGGAGAAGATCTTGGTTGAGGAGGAGAAGCACCGGGAAGAGGTGTCCGCGCTTCAAAGTGAGATCGAGAAGAACTTCAGAGAcaagagcagggaaggagccaACCTGGAGTACCTCAAGAACATCGTCTACCGGTTCCTGACGCTGCCGGACGCGCTGGGGCGGCAGCAGACTCTCACGGCCATCCTCACCATCCTGCATTTCAGCCCAGAGGAAAAACAGACCATCACAAAGCAGTCGGCTTCCAGCAGCTGGTGGCTGGCTGGCAAGAGATGA
- the ARF5 gene encoding ADP-ribosylation factor 5 — MGLTVSAIFSRIFGKKQMRILMVGLDAAGKTTILYKLKLGEIVTTIPTIGFNVETVEYKNICFTVWDVGGQDKIRPLWRHYFQNTQGLIFVVDSNDRERVQESAEELQKMLQEDELRDAVLLVFANKQDMPNAMAVSELTDKLGLQALRSRTWYVQATCATQGTGLYDGLDWLSHELSKR; from the exons atgggcCTCACGGTCTCCGCCATCTTCTCCCGCATCTTCGGCAAGAAGCAGATGCGGATTCTGATGG tggggctggacGCCGCCGGCAAGACCACGATCCTCTATAAACTGAAGCTCGGTGAGATCGTCACCACCATCCCCACCATCG GGTTCAACGTGGAGACAGTGGAGTACAAGAACATTTGCTTCACCGTCTGGGACGTGGGTGGCCAGGACAAAATCCGGCCCCTCTGGAGGCACTACTTCCAGAACACACAG GGTCTCATCTTCGTGGTGGACAGCAACGACCGCGAGCGAGTGCAGGAGtctgctgaggagctgcagaagaTG CTGCAGGAGGACGAGCTGCGGGACGCCGTCTTGCTGGTGTTTGCCAACAAGCAGGACATGCCCAACGCCATGGCCGTGAGCGAGCTGACCGACAAGCTGGGGCTGCAGGCGCTGCGCAGCAGGACC TGGTACGTTCAGGCCACGTGTGCGACCCAGGGCACGGGGCTCTACGACGGGCTGGACTGGCTCTCGCACGAGCTCTCCAAGCGCTAG
- the PAX4 gene encoding paired box protein Pax-4 → MQHRGPSGVNQLGGLFLNGRPLPACKRRRIIELAARGVRSSDISRSLKVSNGCVSKILGRYYRTGAMGPKAMGGSKPRMATPEVVARIAQMKLEQPSLFAWEIRRQLHAEGICTSNRTPSVSSINRVLRNLPGDLWLAAEPGSARDTLPWVSPLAVPSAPHSRDCCSPTEAGAAISPGAQHPAPGSEPGRRLPLSTQHRNRRVFSSQQSEALEREFQKGQYPDTDTRERLAAATQLPDTTIRVWFSNRRAKWRREAKQELEAGGAGDSPRQRGRDGGS, encoded by the exons ATGCAACACCGAG GGCCCAGTGGTGTGAACCAGCTGGGGGGGCTCTTCCTGAACGGCCgccccctccctgcctgcaagaggaggaggatcaTCGAGCTGGCGGCGCGTGGCGTGCGGAGCTCTGACATCTCCCGCAGCCTCAAG GTGTCCAACGGCTGCGTCAGCAAGATCTTGGGTCGTTACTACAGGACAGGGGCCATGGGGCCCAAAGCCATGGGAGGCAGCAAGCCCCGCATGGCCACCCCCGAGGTGGTGGCCAGGATTGCTCAGATGAAGCTGGAGCAGCCGTCCCTGTTTGCCTGGGAGATCCGCAGACAGCTCCATGCCGAGGGCATCTGCACCAGCAACAGGACCCCCAGC GTCTCCTCCATCAACAGGGTGCTGAGGAACCTGCCCGGTGACCTGTGGCTGGCGGCTGAGCCGGGCTCTGCGAGGGACACGCTGCCATGGG TGTCCCCTCTCGCTGTCCCCTCCGCACCGCATTCCCGGGACTGCTGCTCACCCACCGAAGCTGGTGCCGCCATCTCCCCAGgggcccagcaccctgccccGGGCTCCGAGCCCGGCCGGCGGCTCCCGCTGAGCACCCAGCACAGGAACAGGAGGGTCTTCTCCAGCCAGCAGTCAGAGGCCCTGGAGAGAG AGTTTCAGAAGGGACAATACCCGGACACCGACACCCGGGAGAGACTGGCTGCGGCCACCCAGCTCCCGGACACAACCATCAGG gtCTGGTTCTCCAACCGGCGAGCGAAGTGGAGGCGGGAGGccaagcaggagctggaggccGGAGGTGCAGGTGACAGCCCCAGGCAAAGGGGACGGGACGGGGGGAGCTGA